From Candidatus Nitrospira nitrificans, a single genomic window includes:
- a CDS encoding DUF928 domain-containing protein: MRYVLTLGLSLLLTVSGMPILDAADGAITVTTAERDDEQLPVYAPPKKLTPRARVGGTLRGTDSSEPELVALVPDHVGLTVKQTPTLNWYLSKPTTYPLRFTLNDTQKIIPIYEGSLPIPTQAGVQSIDLKRLGLTLEPNVQYRWFVSASPNAESPSRDIVAGGMIERCEFSECLTVTSVNVSCDRDSVRTNALIGFWYDAMGCVCSLIEKEPNDPSLRRLRAALLRQVGLNGVADWDLRSIQSHTK, translated from the coding sequence ATGAGATATGTGTTGACATTGGGGCTGAGTCTTCTGCTGACCGTCTCGGGAATGCCTATCCTGGACGCCGCAGACGGAGCGATAACGGTAACGACCGCTGAACGGGATGACGAGCAGCTTCCCGTCTATGCACCGCCGAAAAAACTGACCCCTCGCGCTCGAGTCGGCGGGACATTGCGGGGAACGGATAGCAGTGAACCGGAACTCGTCGCCTTGGTGCCCGACCATGTCGGATTGACCGTCAAGCAAACACCGACCCTGAACTGGTACCTTTCAAAACCGACCACTTATCCGCTACGATTTACGCTCAATGACACTCAAAAAATCATTCCGATCTACGAAGGCTCCCTCCCCATTCCGACGCAAGCAGGGGTTCAATCCATCGATCTCAAAAGACTGGGACTGACACTCGAACCCAACGTCCAATATCGATGGTTTGTGTCGGCCAGCCCCAATGCTGAGTCCCCCTCCAGGGATATCGTCGCCGGCGGGATGATCGAGCGATGTGAGTTCAGCGAATGTCTGACGGTGACCTCGGTGAATGTGAGCTGTGACCGGGACAGTGTCCGCACGAATGCCCTCATCGGGTTCTGGTATGACGCAATGGGTTGCGTGTGTTCTCTGATCGAAAAGGAACCAAATGATCCGTCGCTTCGCAGGCTGCGCGCAGCCCTCCTGAGACAGGTGGGACTCAACGGGGTGGCAGACTGGGATCTGCGTTCGATTCAGAGTCATACCAAATAG
- a CDS encoding TonB-dependent receptor plug domain-containing protein: MVRYRQIFSLACLSFVAIVLLMLFPVAARAEDRKNTSGAPLDQGIPVELQLLKEEETVSIASRYEQPISQAPSNVYVITDEDIRHSGATDLPTILRRVPGIEVMQVTGADFNVSIRGDNQLNANKLLVMVDGRSIYVDMQGGLSWKNIPVTLPEIKRIEVLKGPASVIYGFNAFDGVVNIITKSPNEINGTTVQLGGGELGTISSAAIHAGTQGQFGYRLSFGHDQNAQWRNRDALAFQNNKVHVQTDYAVTADSRIRLSGGWADATRYDGPVFNLQTPSTPLTQSFADIGYERPNFYIRGWWTQNDINADLIMHPFLNNRLQEVNQFGERSLAFLTNTYNVEAQHSLDLWSNNRLTYGTNYRLNTVSGNGVANTGEETRFGLYLQDEWRFTDRFSATAGVRYDLNSFINPTISPRLALLYIIAPEHTLRATVSVAYRPPTLFERESIARFVTTLPPPFPSPSPFPLVGSQTLKPEQIVSYDLGYQGWWFKHRLRVRADLFFNHISDLINFVSVGTTRTFANGGIADIYGGEIGVEFLATPWLNGFANVSYQEIGQTFVGTSRRGAPAWKVNAGLRGEWDNGLSGEATVHYVSGATYPVVGTYQTLAPFGATVPNSRVDGYTLLNLRGAYKFWKQKAAGGYLRDAEVAVSGFNSLNDRHTEHPLGNMIGSRVMGWLTVRF, encoded by the coding sequence ATGGTACGATATCGGCAAATCTTCTCTCTTGCTTGCCTATCCTTTGTCGCCATTGTCTTGTTGATGTTGTTCCCCGTCGCTGCCCGGGCAGAAGACCGCAAGAACACATCGGGCGCGCCGCTCGACCAGGGCATCCCCGTCGAGCTCCAACTGCTCAAAGAGGAAGAGACGGTCAGCATCGCGTCGCGCTATGAACAGCCGATCTCTCAAGCGCCGTCGAATGTCTATGTGATCACCGACGAGGATATCCGCCATTCGGGCGCCACTGACCTTCCGACGATTTTACGCCGTGTCCCGGGGATCGAGGTCATGCAGGTCACGGGAGCCGACTTCAACGTCAGTATTCGCGGAGACAATCAGTTGAACGCCAACAAGTTGTTGGTGATGGTCGACGGACGATCGATCTATGTCGACATGCAGGGCGGGTTGTCTTGGAAGAATATTCCGGTGACGTTGCCGGAGATTAAACGCATTGAGGTATTGAAAGGCCCTGCGTCGGTGATCTATGGGTTCAATGCTTTCGACGGGGTCGTCAACATCATCACCAAGTCCCCGAACGAGATCAACGGGACGACGGTTCAGCTTGGTGGAGGTGAGCTGGGCACGATTTCGAGCGCCGCCATCCATGCCGGCACACAGGGCCAATTCGGATATCGGCTTTCGTTCGGTCATGACCAGAATGCGCAATGGCGCAATCGAGACGCCTTGGCGTTTCAAAACAACAAAGTTCACGTCCAAACAGACTATGCGGTAACGGCCGACTCTCGGATACGACTCTCCGGGGGGTGGGCCGACGCCACTCGCTACGATGGCCCGGTGTTCAACCTACAAACTCCGTCGACTCCACTCACGCAAAGCTTTGCCGACATCGGTTACGAACGCCCGAACTTCTATATTCGCGGCTGGTGGACACAAAACGACATCAACGCAGACCTCATCATGCACCCGTTTCTGAACAATCGATTGCAAGAGGTCAACCAATTCGGCGAACGCAGCCTTGCCTTCCTGACCAATACCTATAATGTCGAAGCACAACACAGTCTGGACCTGTGGTCGAATAACCGGCTCACCTATGGAACCAATTATCGTCTCAATACCGTTTCAGGAAACGGCGTGGCCAATACCGGCGAGGAAACCCGCTTCGGCCTCTATCTCCAAGACGAATGGAGATTCACGGACCGCTTCAGCGCGACCGCCGGTGTCCGCTACGACCTGAATTCCTTCATCAACCCGACCATCAGTCCGCGTCTCGCGCTGCTCTATATCATTGCGCCTGAGCACACCCTTCGAGCGACGGTATCCGTCGCCTATCGGCCACCGACACTCTTTGAACGTGAAAGCATCGCGCGGTTCGTGACCACGCTTCCGCCGCCGTTCCCCTCTCCATCACCTTTTCCGCTTGTGGGATCGCAAACGCTCAAGCCGGAGCAGATCGTCTCGTACGATCTTGGCTATCAAGGGTGGTGGTTCAAACACCGTCTGCGCGTGCGAGCCGATCTCTTCTTCAACCATATTTCCGATTTGATCAACTTCGTCTCCGTCGGAACAACACGCACGTTTGCCAACGGAGGGATAGCCGACATTTATGGTGGGGAAATCGGCGTCGAGTTCTTGGCGACTCCGTGGCTCAACGGATTTGCGAATGTCTCCTACCAGGAGATCGGTCAGACATTCGTGGGAACCAGTCGGAGAGGCGCTCCTGCGTGGAAGGTGAATGCCGGGTTGCGGGGTGAGTGGGATAACGGCCTCAGCGGCGAGGCAACCGTTCATTACGTGTCTGGAGCGACCTATCCCGTCGTCGGGACCTACCAAACGCTCGCGCCGTTCGGGGCGACAGTGCCGAATTCCCGTGTGGACGGCTACACCTTGCTTAACCTTCGAGGCGCCTACAAATTCTGGAAACAGAAAGCTGCCGGGGGATACCTGCGGGACGCCGAAGTGGCGGTTTCCGGGTTTAACTCATTGAACGACAGACACACCGAACATCCCTTAGGGAATATGATCGGCAGCCGCGTCATGGGGTGGTTGACGGTGCGGTTTTAG
- a CDS encoding TonB-dependent receptor plug domain-containing protein, whose protein sequence is MARYRQIFSLACLSFVAIALSMLCPVAARAEDSKNKSGAPLDHGIPVELQLLKEEETVSIASRYEQPISQAPSNVYVITDEDIRMSGAADLPTILRRIPGMEVMQMSGAEFNVSARGNNQPLANKLLVMVDGRSIYVDAQGLTYWKLLPITLPEIKRIEVLKGPASAVYGFNAFDGIISITTKSPAEMRGATLQFGGGDVGTLSGAAVYANVVNKLGYRLSVGHDQHGQWRNHDALAFRSNKFNVSTEYALTEDSRLVINGGLANANRFDGNIGESTMNAGSSSQRYASIAYERSHFFLRANWTGFSDSTDIMFNPLVASFIKLFNLTGEPLSRNDSRSNTYNLEAQHSLALTPSNLLTYGANYRRNTLDHQFISQPGREDRFGVYLQDEWSMSTSLSLIAGARYDLHSEINGTWSPRAALLYKPTPNHVFRLGLSVAYRPPTMHESLATSQAVITLPSPANSPPPTILRPSSNLDPERIISYELGYQGWFWAHRLRLRGNLFFNHITDLINSITVSPGVASYVNIPGQADIYGGEIGIEALLTQWLTGFANVTYQDVGQSFIDTSQRGVPHWIANAGLRGNLGTTWNGELLFHHVAGADYPLTNTILQLAPLSGMGPPNQTVSSYNLLNLRLGYRFWQEAAAAGYRREAEAAVSVFNALNDTHKEHPLGDLIGSRVMGWLTVRY, encoded by the coding sequence ATGGCACGATATCGGCAAATCTTCTCTCTTGCTTGCCTATCCTTCGTCGCCATTGCCTTGTCGATGCTGTGCCCCGTCGCTGCCCGGGCAGAAGACAGCAAGAACAAATCGGGCGCCCCGCTCGATCATGGCATCCCTGTCGAACTGCAACTGCTCAAAGAAGAAGAGACGGTCAGCATCGCGTCGCGCTACGAGCAGCCGATCTCTCAGGCCCCGTCGAACGTCTATGTGATCACCGACGAGGACATCCGAATGTCCGGAGCGGCGGACCTCCCCACCATCCTTCGCCGAATCCCTGGGATGGAAGTCATGCAAATGAGCGGTGCCGAATTCAATGTGAGTGCACGTGGCAATAACCAACCGCTTGCCAACAAGCTGCTCGTCATGGTGGACGGTCGCTCGATTTATGTGGATGCCCAGGGTCTTACGTATTGGAAGTTACTGCCCATTACCTTGCCAGAAATCAAGCGGATCGAGGTCCTCAAGGGGCCTGCTTCAGCAGTCTACGGATTTAATGCGTTTGATGGGATCATTTCAATCACCACGAAATCTCCGGCGGAAATGCGAGGCGCGACGCTGCAATTCGGCGGCGGAGACGTGGGCACCCTGAGCGGCGCTGCCGTTTACGCCAATGTGGTGAACAAACTCGGCTACCGTCTGTCAGTCGGCCACGACCAACATGGCCAATGGAGAAATCACGATGCACTAGCCTTCCGTTCAAATAAATTCAACGTTTCCACTGAATACGCCCTCACAGAAGACTCTCGACTGGTAATCAATGGTGGACTCGCAAACGCAAACCGGTTTGACGGCAATATTGGAGAATCTACCATGAATGCCGGTTCATCCTCGCAGCGCTATGCCTCAATTGCTTATGAGCGCTCTCATTTCTTTCTACGTGCCAACTGGACAGGGTTCTCCGACTCTACGGATATTATGTTTAATCCGCTCGTCGCCTCATTCATCAAACTTTTTAATCTGACGGGAGAGCCACTCTCGCGCAATGATAGCCGGTCCAATACCTACAACCTGGAAGCTCAGCATTCATTGGCACTGACCCCCTCTAATCTCCTGACATACGGTGCTAACTATCGGCGCAACACCTTGGACCACCAATTCATATCGCAGCCAGGCCGTGAGGATCGTTTTGGAGTGTACCTCCAAGATGAATGGAGCATGTCCACTTCTCTCAGCCTTATCGCCGGTGCGCGCTATGATCTCCATAGTGAAATCAATGGCACGTGGAGTCCACGCGCGGCGCTGCTTTATAAGCCTACCCCTAACCATGTGTTCCGGCTTGGACTATCGGTGGCTTACCGTCCCCCTACAATGCATGAGTCATTGGCTACGTCTCAAGCAGTCATCACATTACCATCACCAGCCAATTCACCTCCTCCAACTATCCTACGGCCCTCTTCGAATCTTGATCCTGAACGGATCATTTCCTATGAACTCGGCTACCAAGGCTGGTTCTGGGCGCACCGGCTGCGACTTCGCGGCAATCTCTTTTTCAATCACATTACTGATCTTATCAACTCCATCACGGTGTCACCCGGAGTCGCCTCCTATGTCAACATTCCAGGCCAGGCGGATATCTACGGAGGCGAGATCGGCATTGAAGCACTGCTCACGCAATGGCTTACCGGCTTTGCGAACGTCACCTACCAAGATGTCGGACAGTCGTTTATCGATACGAGTCAACGGGGGGTGCCCCATTGGATCGCCAATGCCGGATTGCGAGGCAACTTGGGCACGACGTGGAACGGCGAGCTGCTGTTTCATCATGTCGCCGGCGCCGACTATCCGCTGACCAACACCATTTTACAGCTGGCTCCACTCAGTGGAATGGGCCCTCCAAATCAGACAGTCAGCAGCTATAACTTGCTGAACCTCCGACTCGGGTATCGGTTCTGGCAAGAAGCAGCGGCGGCCGGTTATCGCCGCGAGGCGGAGGCCGCAGTATCTGTGTTCAACGCGCTCAACGACACGCACAAAGAGCATCCCTTGGGCGATCTCATCGGAAGCCGCGTCATGGGGTGGCTGACGGTGCGTTATTAG